A single window of Psychromonas ingrahamii 37 DNA harbors:
- a CDS encoding sigma-54-dependent transcriptional regulator, with protein MNVGFKEKFKDAPTVLIVDDDPDICSLLSYLMKREGYVVEIVHDGMAALELMRNRVPDIILTDLRMPRMDGFELLKQVKLIKQDLPVVILTAYAGVHGAVESMKEGADDYLAKPFDNSKVVMLVHRILLQHNCYERGKLNEQPIEGGVHDIVTVMGPSAIIHTLAAQVKLVAQSNFNVIIQGATGVGKEVVAQAIHAQSPYASGPFVPVDCGAIPEMLLESELFGHEKGAFTGAYRAKQGKFEAARGGTLFLDEIANMPLTSQAKILRVMQEKIIFPVGSNQPIKIDVRLIVASHENLEAKVAEGTFREDLYYRFNEFTIKVPLLSERKEDQIYLAKRFMNETNRELGKNVTLSIGAINKMQTYEWRGNVRELRAVIRRAVLLAQTEIREEHLSIRSRIRDKDESGQLNGINFTTASSLPLKEIVRDCSERVEKKTLAQVLRETNGNKAKAARILKIDYKTLLNKVKYYELK; from the coding sequence GTGAATGTTGGATTTAAGGAAAAGTTCAAAGATGCCCCAACCGTTCTGATTGTTGACGATGATCCAGATATCTGTTCGTTGCTGTCTTATTTGATGAAACGAGAAGGGTATGTCGTAGAAATTGTCCACGATGGCATGGCAGCTCTTGAGCTAATGCGTAACCGGGTACCCGATATTATACTGACCGATTTACGAATGCCGCGAATGGATGGCTTTGAGCTACTAAAGCAGGTAAAGCTTATCAAACAGGATCTTCCTGTTGTGATACTCACCGCTTATGCAGGTGTTCACGGTGCTGTAGAGTCAATGAAGGAGGGGGCTGATGATTACTTAGCTAAACCCTTTGATAACAGTAAAGTGGTGATGCTGGTTCATAGAATCCTCCTCCAGCATAACTGCTATGAAAGAGGCAAACTTAATGAGCAACCTATTGAGGGTGGTGTTCATGATATTGTTACGGTGATGGGACCGAGTGCTATCATTCACACCTTGGCCGCTCAGGTTAAGTTGGTCGCGCAATCCAATTTCAATGTCATTATTCAAGGTGCTACTGGTGTCGGTAAAGAGGTGGTGGCCCAAGCTATTCATGCTCAGAGTCCATACGCTTCCGGCCCCTTTGTGCCGGTGGATTGTGGCGCTATCCCTGAAATGCTATTGGAGAGTGAACTTTTTGGCCACGAAAAGGGCGCTTTTACGGGTGCGTACCGAGCAAAGCAAGGCAAGTTCGAAGCTGCTCGAGGTGGCACACTGTTTCTGGATGAAATTGCCAATATGCCACTGACTTCTCAGGCTAAAATTCTACGAGTTATGCAGGAAAAAATTATTTTTCCTGTAGGGTCAAACCAGCCTATTAAAATTGATGTGCGCCTTATAGTGGCTAGCCATGAAAATTTAGAAGCTAAGGTCGCAGAGGGTACTTTCCGAGAAGATCTCTATTACCGATTCAATGAATTCACCATAAAAGTACCGCTGTTGTCTGAACGAAAGGAAGATCAGATTTATCTTGCTAAGCGATTTATGAACGAGACTAACCGAGAGCTTGGCAAAAACGTGACTCTTTCGATAGGCGCGATTAACAAAATGCAAACCTATGAATGGCGAGGAAATGTGCGCGAATTGCGGGCGGTGATCCGCCGTGCGGTTCTCTTGGCGCAAACCGAAATCAGGGAAGAGCATCTTTCTATTAGAAGTAGGATCAGAGATAAGGATGAATCTGGCCAGTTAAATGGCATCAATTTCACAACCGCATCTTCTCTGCCTTTGAAGGAAATCGTTCGTGATTGTAGTGAGAGAGTAGAAAAGAAGACATTAGCGCAGGTGCTGAGAGAAACCAATGGTAACAAGGCCAAAGCGGCCCGCATCCTGAAAATAGATTATAAAACGCTACTTAACAAAGTAAAGTATTATGAATTAAAATAG
- a CDS encoding Hsp20/alpha crystallin family protein translates to MKKKTDDSKNSESNDLGGVFQGLAKLVETLGDLADKGAELKRSGEFKISGQEDNKDLKGVYGFSIKTGINEKGDQDINVQPFGNVHRNEETGESVIMEVREPLVDIFDEDEYVLVVAEMPGISAEDLRLELHDDILDLTAEKGNNKYHKELLLPATFTTEQMDISVKNGMVEIKLRK, encoded by the coding sequence ATGAAGAAAAAAACAGATGATTCAAAAAACAGTGAAAGTAACGACTTAGGTGGTGTCTTTCAGGGTTTAGCCAAACTGGTTGAGACGCTCGGTGATCTCGCTGACAAAGGAGCGGAGCTCAAACGTAGTGGTGAATTCAAAATATCAGGTCAGGAAGATAATAAAGATTTGAAAGGCGTCTATGGTTTTTCAATAAAGACGGGGATCAACGAGAAGGGGGATCAGGATATCAATGTACAACCCTTCGGCAACGTACATCGAAATGAGGAAACGGGAGAATCTGTTATTATGGAGGTCAGAGAACCTCTGGTGGATATTTTTGATGAAGATGAATATGTATTGGTCGTCGCGGAGATGCCTGGAATTAGCGCAGAGGATTTACGGCTGGAGCTGCACGACGACATTTTGGATTTGACGGCAGAGAAAGGAAATAACAAATACCACAAAGAGCTGCTGCTGCCAGCGACATTCACCACCGAGCAAATGGATATTTCGGTGAAGAATGGAATGGTTGAAATTAAACTGCGTAAATAA
- a CDS encoding FMN-dependent NADH-azoreductase, with amino-acid sequence MINFLALKSSILGDYSSSSKLIDELLAKYTPQQAIITEHDLAEQPLPVLDGEIAMAMRSPEQLNDKQRDALALSDKLISELVASDLLVIAAPMYNFMIPTQLKNWIDLVARAGKTFSYTEQGPQGLISGTRAIIVTTRGGMHKEQGTDQQVPYLKTVLNFMGISDIEVVYAESLAMGPETAELNLEQARKQLSVFTNDISTLNSQS; translated from the coding sequence ATGATTAATTTTTTAGCATTAAAATCAAGTATATTAGGCGATTACTCCAGTTCATCGAAATTAATTGATGAACTGTTAGCAAAATATACACCGCAACAGGCAATAATTACTGAACACGACCTTGCCGAGCAGCCCTTACCTGTTCTAGATGGTGAGATAGCCATGGCAATGAGATCGCCAGAGCAGCTCAATGATAAACAGCGTGATGCCTTAGCACTTTCCGATAAACTCATTTCTGAGCTGGTAGCATCCGATCTATTAGTGATTGCTGCACCTATGTATAACTTTATGATCCCGACACAATTAAAGAATTGGATTGATCTGGTCGCGCGCGCGGGTAAAACATTTTCCTATACGGAACAGGGACCGCAAGGCTTAATCTCAGGTACTCGTGCCATTATTGTGACAACCCGCGGTGGTATGCATAAAGAGCAAGGGACTGATCAGCAAGTTCCTTACTTAAAAACCGTACTGAATTTTATGGGTATTAGTGATATTGAAGTCGTTTACGCTGAATCATTAGCGATGGGACCCGAAACAGCAGAGCTTAACCTCGAGCAGGCGCGTAAGCAACTCAGTGTTTTTACTAATGATATAAGTACGCTTAACAGCCAAAGTTAA
- a CDS encoding CDC48 family AAA ATPase, with amino-acid sequence MNEKSTSPLMLQVAEALSKDVGRTYARIGPEDMLRLGLEVGDIVTVNGKRRTVAKVMICYKPMREQSCIQLDGISRSNAGVGLGDRVEVERIIASPAQRLTLTPVDLAPRKKDLNYIGSLVDGLVVMEGDRIRVSLFGSRSIDFRVKNVSPKSPVLIGGTTQLTIGDEAEEETSSSSLSYEDVGGVKPQLARIREMIELPLRYPELFDQLGIDAPKGVLIYGPPGCGKTLIARIIAHETEANFFSVSGPEIIHKFYGESEAHLRKIFEEAGRKGPSIIFIDEIDAIAPRRDQVVGEVEKRVVAQLLALMDGLNSRQNIIVIAATNLPNLLDPALRRPGRFDREICIPIPDRDGRLQILEIHTRGMPLADDVKMNHLADVTHGFVGADLEALCREAAMSVLREILPSINLSLASIPCEQLAKLHVGMADFLVALREVEPSAIREVFVDIPNVSWDDVGGLSDIKQQLIEAIEWPLKYPELFEQSGVRPPKGLLLCGPPGVGKTLIAKAVANESGVNVISVKGPALISKYVGESERGVREVFHKARQAAPCIIFFDEIDALVPLRGSGGSDSHVADRVLSQFLAEMDGIDDLKGVFIFGATNRRDLIDPAMLRPGRFDQIVNIPLPDTEGRTEIFAVHLRDKPLAEGIEAQNLAERTSGYSSAEIAALCNRSALRAIRRVVDTAGGDPTKGLNVLIELEDFEFTLAEMGIKTQDLTCNQPQINSTESQSNVYEE; translated from the coding sequence ATGAATGAAAAAAGCACATCACCCCTTATGCTTCAAGTTGCAGAGGCGCTAAGTAAGGATGTTGGCCGTACTTATGCCCGTATTGGACCAGAAGACATGTTACGTTTAGGGCTTGAAGTCGGCGATATAGTGACGGTGAATGGAAAACGGCGCACAGTGGCCAAAGTGATGATTTGTTACAAACCGATGCGCGAGCAGTCTTGCATTCAGTTAGATGGTATTAGCCGAAGTAATGCTGGTGTAGGCCTTGGCGATCGTGTTGAGGTCGAACGGATTATCGCTTCCCCCGCTCAGCGCTTGACACTCACTCCGGTCGATCTCGCTCCCCGAAAAAAAGATCTTAACTACATAGGTAGTCTGGTTGATGGCCTGGTTGTTATGGAAGGAGATCGTATTCGAGTTTCCCTTTTTGGCAGCCGCTCAATCGATTTTAGAGTGAAAAATGTCAGTCCAAAATCTCCAGTCTTGATCGGCGGTACCACACAGTTAACGATTGGTGATGAAGCTGAAGAGGAGACGTCGTCATCCTCGCTATCTTATGAAGATGTGGGTGGGGTTAAACCTCAACTGGCGCGAATACGAGAGATGATCGAACTGCCACTGCGCTATCCTGAATTATTTGATCAATTGGGTATCGACGCCCCTAAAGGTGTCCTCATTTATGGGCCACCGGGCTGTGGGAAGACCCTTATTGCTCGGATCATAGCCCATGAAACCGAAGCGAACTTTTTTTCGGTGAGTGGCCCTGAAATTATTCATAAATTCTATGGTGAAAGCGAAGCGCACTTGAGAAAAATTTTCGAAGAGGCGGGGCGTAAGGGACCCAGTATTATCTTTATAGATGAAATTGATGCCATCGCACCACGTCGAGACCAAGTTGTCGGTGAGGTGGAAAAGCGGGTAGTGGCACAATTACTGGCACTGATGGATGGCCTAAACAGTCGCCAGAACATTATCGTCATTGCCGCCACTAATCTTCCCAATCTTCTGGATCCGGCGCTTCGTCGGCCCGGACGTTTTGATCGTGAAATCTGTATTCCCATCCCAGATCGTGATGGTCGATTACAAATTCTTGAGATCCACACTCGTGGTATGCCCTTGGCCGATGATGTGAAAATGAACCATCTTGCCGATGTGACCCATGGTTTTGTTGGTGCTGATCTTGAAGCGCTTTGTCGTGAAGCTGCGATGTCGGTCTTACGGGAAATTCTCCCAAGTATCAATTTATCCCTTGCCAGTATCCCTTGCGAGCAGCTGGCAAAATTGCATGTGGGTATGGCTGATTTTCTTGTCGCATTACGGGAAGTCGAACCTTCTGCTATCCGTGAGGTCTTCGTGGATATTCCCAACGTGAGCTGGGATGATGTTGGTGGGTTATCAGATATAAAACAACAGCTTATTGAAGCTATTGAATGGCCCCTTAAGTACCCAGAACTCTTTGAGCAATCCGGCGTGCGACCTCCCAAAGGGTTATTACTTTGCGGCCCGCCGGGTGTGGGAAAGACGCTGATCGCCAAGGCAGTCGCCAATGAAAGTGGTGTTAATGTGATTTCTGTCAAAGGACCAGCACTTATCTCTAAGTATGTTGGTGAATCTGAAAGAGGGGTGAGAGAGGTTTTTCACAAAGCCCGCCAAGCGGCTCCCTGCATTATCTTCTTTGATGAAATCGATGCGCTCGTTCCACTGCGTGGCAGCGGAGGGTCAGATTCCCATGTAGCAGATCGCGTTCTCAGCCAGTTTCTTGCTGAAATGGACGGCATAGACGATCTCAAAGGCGTGTTTATCTTCGGTGCCACCAACCGCCGTGATCTGATCGATCCAGCCATGCTCAGACCGGGTCGTTTTGACCAAATTGTCAATATCCCACTCCCCGATACTGAGGGACGTACGGAAATTTTTGCTGTTCATTTGCGAGATAAGCCATTGGCTGAGGGGATCGAAGCACAAAACCTTGCTGAACGAACATCCGGCTATAGTAGTGCTGAGATAGCAGCCTTGTGTAACCGTTCGGCCTTGCGGGCTATTCGCCGAGTAGTCGATACAGCGGGTGGAGATCCGACCAAGGGACTCAACGTACTGATTGAACTGGAAGATTTTGAGTTTACCCTAGCGGAAATGGGGATTAAAACGCAAGATTTGACCTGCAATCAGCCACAAATTAATTCCACAGAGAGTCAGAGTAACGTTTATGAAGAATAG
- a CDS encoding sll1863 family stress response protein — protein MGKQSMLTTLKKELEELQSKVDEARIQMNLAGKEIQTTLEPHLKTLDNELWHAHRKLEKLKSSAESTEHKLEKGVHSSMDKIKELYEKAKQHLPKK, from the coding sequence ATGGGTAAACAATCAATGTTAACAACATTAAAAAAAGAACTGGAAGAATTGCAGAGCAAAGTAGATGAAGCCAGAATACAGATGAATTTAGCCGGGAAAGAAATACAGACCACATTAGAACCGCATTTAAAAACACTTGATAACGAGCTCTGGCATGCGCACCGAAAATTGGAAAAACTTAAATCTTCTGCCGAAAGTACCGAGCATAAATTAGAAAAAGGAGTGCATTCTTCCATGGATAAAATAAAAGAATTGTATGAAAAAGCAAAACAACATTTACCTAAAAAATAA
- a CDS encoding ATP-binding protein, producing MTNHYSLNLLASNHSVAKQPASESTGDNVQYQQLYDMLLNATPSSILLIDSKLRITSANRNFLTRSQRTLSATIGCRLTEVFPMVILERTDIKQQILEVFNTHKASVGRRMTYRAPGVPFKTYYYRILPVESSEQCEQVMLLMEDVTDQIRLSEDMRRMESHLGSIVESASDLMLSLDTEGRILTWNLAAEKLSGFTFLNVKGKLFFEFFKASEHLEIKTLFINICIHVYSLNAELELISGEGTEIPVAWVFSPMKDDDAKTVGIVAVGRDLTEQRKLEVELRQSQKLAALGVMAGGIAHEIRNPLAVCSSAAQFLMEEGLPLEFRTECAEKIQVSLEKASCIIENLLRFSRPSSEQNMVPVDLDTVLCETIMLIANQAKVYKIEIVYQPIGKCGSVSGIFTLLQQVFMNFFLNAINAMPHGGKLSIILEQQNDEARICIRDTGTGILEGALDNIFDPFHTSSPAGKGVGLGLSLCYSIVKQHRGSISVDSMLGKGSTFTVLLPAL from the coding sequence ATGACTAATCATTATAGTTTAAACCTCCTTGCGAGTAATCACTCCGTTGCGAAACAGCCGGCGTCAGAGAGCACGGGAGACAATGTACAATACCAGCAGCTCTACGATATGCTGCTTAATGCGACTCCCTCTTCCATATTATTAATCGACAGCAAGTTACGTATTACCTCGGCTAATCGCAATTTCCTCACTCGAAGTCAGCGCACTCTTTCCGCGACAATAGGTTGCCGGCTTACAGAAGTCTTTCCGATGGTTATTCTGGAACGAACGGATATCAAGCAACAGATCTTAGAAGTATTTAATACTCACAAGGCTTCTGTTGGACGACGTATGACCTATCGGGCCCCCGGCGTGCCATTTAAAACCTATTACTATCGTATCTTGCCCGTAGAATCCAGCGAGCAGTGCGAACAAGTCATGTTACTGATGGAAGATGTTACCGATCAGATCCGCCTCAGTGAAGATATGCGCCGTATGGAAAGTCACCTTGGTAGCATTGTGGAAAGTGCTAGCGACCTAATGCTGTCTTTAGATACCGAAGGGCGTATCTTAACCTGGAACTTGGCGGCAGAAAAACTCTCAGGTTTTACTTTTCTAAACGTTAAAGGGAAGTTGTTTTTCGAGTTTTTCAAAGCCTCTGAGCATTTAGAGATCAAGACGCTTTTTATCAACATATGTATCCATGTTTACTCCTTGAACGCCGAGTTGGAGTTGATCTCCGGGGAAGGCACTGAAATCCCAGTCGCCTGGGTTTTCTCGCCGATGAAAGATGACGATGCCAAAACCGTAGGCATTGTTGCTGTCGGGCGGGATCTGACCGAACAACGCAAGTTGGAGGTCGAGTTACGGCAGTCACAAAAACTCGCTGCGCTGGGGGTAATGGCTGGCGGTATCGCTCATGAAATCCGTAACCCTCTTGCAGTTTGTTCCTCAGCGGCGCAATTTCTGATGGAAGAGGGGCTTCCTCTTGAATTTAGAACCGAATGTGCGGAGAAAATCCAAGTCAGTCTTGAGAAGGCTTCCTGCATCATTGAAAACTTGCTGCGATTTTCCAGACCTTCCAGCGAACAAAATATGGTGCCGGTAGATCTGGATACTGTGCTATGCGAAACAATTATGTTGATCGCAAACCAAGCCAAGGTATATAAAATTGAAATAGTCTATCAGCCTATTGGAAAATGTGGGTCGGTGTCTGGAATATTCACCCTGCTACAGCAAGTCTTTATGAATTTTTTCCTTAATGCCATTAATGCTATGCCCCATGGTGGGAAGCTAAGTATCATTCTGGAGCAACAAAACGATGAAGCGCGTATTTGTATCAGGGACACGGGGACTGGGATTTTGGAAGGTGCGCTGGATAATATCTTTGATCCTTTTCATACTTCCTCTCCTGCAGGAAAAGGCGTTGGACTCGGACTTTCTCTCTGTTATTCGATTGTCAAACAACATCGGGGTAGTATTAGCGTGGATAGCATGCTCGGTAAGGGAAGCACTTTCACAGTATTGTTACCAGCATTATGA
- a CDS encoding GvpL/GvpF family gas vesicle protein, producing the protein MSYLIYCVLATPIDDEIALPIKVNEQPVLWVSERGLSIALSPNSEISSGQVTVDEQLRYGKLVETLHHDYDLIPMQYGSRFEKLSDVTLHLQEHYKHYLQLLEQVKGCVEMSIRMLLPDSAALITDSDDGASKASKEIESRSGLSYLQSRRIHYTAEGDSRSSQDSFKLIIDSKLAQLYISYRSDTGILAERQVHSRHYLVRREKVEAFTKALHEVMELDIGYLFLSGPWPPYHFVHKEKSSMDMLLEDIL; encoded by the coding sequence ATGAGCTATCTAATATATTGCGTACTGGCGACGCCCATTGATGATGAAATCGCCCTGCCGATCAAGGTGAATGAACAACCTGTGTTATGGGTCTCCGAACGAGGATTGAGTATCGCGCTCAGCCCTAACTCTGAAATCAGTTCAGGACAAGTGACAGTTGATGAACAGTTGCGCTATGGTAAGCTGGTTGAAACGCTTCATCACGATTATGATCTGATACCGATGCAGTACGGCAGCCGCTTTGAAAAACTATCCGACGTGACGTTGCATTTGCAGGAACATTATAAGCATTACCTGCAGCTTCTGGAGCAGGTAAAAGGCTGTGTTGAAATGAGTATTCGAATGTTGCTCCCGGATTCGGCTGCGCTGATCACCGATTCTGATGATGGCGCTTCGAAAGCATCAAAGGAAATAGAAAGCAGATCAGGATTGAGCTACCTACAGTCGCGACGCATTCATTATACCGCTGAAGGTGATAGTCGAAGCAGTCAAGATAGTTTCAAGCTTATAATCGACTCCAAGCTTGCGCAACTCTATATCAGTTACCGATCCGATACTGGTATATTGGCAGAACGGCAGGTTCATTCTCGCCATTACTTAGTACGGCGAGAGAAAGTTGAAGCTTTTACCAAAGCCTTGCACGAGGTGATGGAACTCGATATAGGTTACCTATTTTTAAGCGGTCCATGGCCTCCCTATCACTTTGTACATAAAGAAAAATCAAGCATGGATATGCTACTGGAAGATATTTTATGA
- a CDS encoding oxidoreductase, producing the protein MLKIYTPYCHLHKTDISITVQYQLPGTLNNIEEQVRVVNKINKGATMSNKMNTRVIKTAIIGYGFSAKTFHLPFIESLPEFEVSAISSSQIDAVKQDWPNTAHYLSAEEMLQKSDTQLVIITAPNDVHFSLAKLALENNKHVILEKPFVTNVADGQTLIALAKEKGLILSVYHNRRWDGDFLTIKKLMAEKKLGNIKHFESHFDRFRPNVVQRWRENTQDGGGILFDLGPHLIDQALQLFGLPDAITAQCKIMREGATNIDYFNLTLHYRDKLALLSASLFCAAPNLRFNIQGDRANYRKWGLDPQEDRLKAGVLPKTTDWGQENRDQYGHLYFEDSSQVAKTELGGYQHFFVQMAKAINSGAKPPVLAEDALWNIKLIKLAMESSRLGKTMKVEL; encoded by the coding sequence ATGTTAAAAATCTACACCCCCTATTGTCATTTACACAAAACAGATATTAGCATCACGGTCCAATATCAACTACCCGGGACATTAAACAATATTGAAGAGCAGGTCCGGGTGGTCAATAAAATCAATAAAGGAGCAACAATGAGCAATAAAATGAACACGCGTGTTATTAAGACCGCCATCATCGGATATGGTTTCTCTGCAAAAACATTTCACCTTCCTTTTATCGAGTCACTGCCGGAGTTTGAAGTGTCGGCAATCAGCAGCAGTCAAATTGACGCGGTTAAACAAGATTGGCCAAATACGGCACATTATTTAAGCGCAGAGGAGATGCTGCAAAAGAGTGATACTCAGCTAGTTATTATTACCGCGCCTAACGATGTCCATTTTTCACTCGCTAAATTGGCACTGGAAAATAATAAACACGTGATATTAGAAAAACCCTTTGTGACTAACGTTGCTGATGGTCAAACCCTGATCGCTCTGGCAAAAGAAAAAGGGTTGATATTAAGTGTCTACCACAATCGGCGCTGGGATGGTGATTTTCTGACTATTAAAAAATTAATGGCAGAAAAAAAACTGGGTAATATTAAACATTTTGAATCACACTTTGACCGTTTCAGGCCAAACGTTGTTCAACGCTGGCGTGAAAATACTCAAGATGGTGGCGGTATCTTATTTGATTTGGGCCCCCATTTAATTGACCAGGCATTGCAGCTATTCGGATTACCCGACGCTATCACCGCGCAATGTAAAATAATGCGGGAAGGTGCTACCAATATTGATTATTTTAACTTAACCCTGCACTACCGGGATAAACTCGCGCTATTAAGTGCTTCATTATTTTGTGCCGCGCCAAACTTACGTTTTAATATTCAAGGCGATCGGGCTAACTACAGAAAATGGGGACTGGATCCGCAGGAAGATAGATTAAAAGCAGGCGTGCTGCCTAAGACTACTGACTGGGGTCAGGAAAACCGGGATCAATATGGCCATTTATACTTCGAAGACTCATCACAGGTTGCTAAAACAGAGCTTGGTGGTTATCAACATTTTTTTGTGCAAATGGCGAAGGCCATTAATAGCGGCGCTAAACCTCCCGTATTGGCAGAAGATGCATTGTGGAATATTAAACTGATTAAATTAGCGATGGAAAGCAGCCGCTTAGGAAAAACAATGAAGGTTGAATTATGA
- a CDS encoding heme-degrading domain-containing protein has translation MNEEYSLQDLLGQESELQFAFFNNQTAWKLGCQLKKIAEDNSTLVAIEVYAFSQTLFSYAMSGTQLDNQIWIKRKRQTVLRFGHSSYYIGQYNKAKNREFEQQVHINADDYCAHGGAFPIRIKKCGLVGVVTVSGLPQREDHQMVIDALTDLIKSVQKS, from the coding sequence ATGAATGAGGAGTATTCACTGCAGGATTTATTAGGTCAGGAAAGCGAACTGCAATTTGCATTCTTTAATAATCAGACCGCCTGGAAATTAGGCTGTCAATTAAAAAAAATAGCCGAGGATAACAGTACTCTGGTAGCCATTGAAGTGTATGCCTTTAGCCAAACTTTATTTAGTTATGCTATGTCTGGCACACAACTTGATAATCAAATCTGGATAAAACGAAAACGGCAGACTGTATTACGTTTTGGTCACAGCTCTTATTATATTGGTCAATACAATAAAGCTAAAAACAGAGAATTTGAACAGCAGGTGCATATTAATGCTGATGATTATTGCGCCCATGGAGGGGCATTCCCGATTAGGATAAAAAAATGTGGTTTGGTGGGGGTGGTGACAGTCTCTGGCCTTCCGCAACGGGAAGATCATCAGATGGTCATTGACGCCCTCACTGATTTAATTAAATCAGTGCAAAAGAGCTAA
- a CDS encoding response regulator: MKSPSQLTIDCLIVDDEPGIAWVMEHILRGQGYTVVSVQTGDEALKAVKEEDFRLIFMDAKLPDIEGLVLARKLQFMKLEIPIIMVSGYYYPDDPAIIQAIESNIILKFIAKPFTNSHIIAALEGLSNSK, translated from the coding sequence ATGAAATCGCCATCACAGCTTACCATCGACTGTCTCATCGTAGATGATGAACCCGGTATAGCTTGGGTCATGGAACATATATTGCGGGGTCAGGGTTACACAGTGGTCAGTGTCCAAACTGGCGATGAGGCTTTGAAAGCAGTGAAAGAAGAGGATTTCCGATTGATTTTCATGGATGCTAAACTACCTGATATCGAAGGTTTAGTGCTTGCTCGTAAATTGCAATTTATGAAACTAGAAATACCGATCATTATGGTCTCCGGTTATTATTATCCAGACGATCCTGCCATTATTCAGGCGATTGAAAGCAATATTATTTTAAAGTTTATTGCCAAGCCATTCACTAATAGTCATATTATTGCCGCCTTAGAAGGTTTGTCAAATTCCAAGTAA
- a CDS encoding GvpL/GvpF family gas vesicle protein: protein MKNSNHSGLDPNQALYLYCFVHADSIQSVTSQAIEKDSPVFIYQWQDIAAVLSHVPTSYFTGYDDEEPEQTIARILPRTQLHEQVIEEVMRQSPVFPAQFGTLFSSQESLEQEISQQYLAITHTLKEVSGSVEWAVKGVLDRGVAEKALYSQQLTEQQNSLSSSPGMRHLQEQRLRRETQSKLNSWLHQLYTDIATPLSELSGDFFQRKIPSSIEEGKEVILNWAFLVPESAGDDFHAQIDKLNQRLNSFGLVIQCSGPWPPYSFCNQSS, encoded by the coding sequence ATGAAGAATAGTAACCATTCCGGGCTTGATCCAAACCAAGCCCTCTACCTATATTGTTTTGTTCACGCCGATAGCATTCAGAGCGTAACAAGTCAGGCGATTGAAAAGGACAGCCCAGTATTTATTTATCAGTGGCAAGATATCGCCGCAGTGCTTAGTCACGTGCCCACCTCTTATTTCACGGGCTATGATGATGAAGAGCCTGAGCAAACTATTGCCAGAATCCTACCTCGAACGCAGCTGCATGAGCAGGTTATCGAAGAAGTCATGCGTCAATCGCCGGTTTTTCCTGCTCAGTTTGGCACGCTCTTTTCTTCACAGGAAAGTCTGGAACAAGAAATTTCGCAACAGTATTTGGCTATTACCCACACCCTGAAAGAGGTGTCCGGATCGGTAGAATGGGCGGTTAAAGGTGTGCTGGATAGAGGTGTAGCAGAGAAGGCACTTTATTCACAACAGCTAACAGAACAACAGAATAGTCTCTCAAGTTCACCTGGAATGCGGCACCTTCAGGAGCAACGTCTTCGCCGAGAAACTCAGAGTAAATTAAACTCCTGGTTACATCAATTGTACACCGACATCGCGACACCACTTTCTGAACTGTCTGGCGATTTTTTCCAGCGCAAGATACCGTCCTCCATCGAAGAAGGCAAAGAAGTTATCTTGAACTGGGCATTTCTCGTGCCAGAGTCTGCTGGTGATGACTTTCATGCCCAAATTGACAAACTGAATCAAAGGCTTAACTCCTTTGGGCTGGTGATTCAATGCTCGGGGCCTTGGCCTCCTTACAGTTTTTGCAATCAATCATCATGA